A region of the Myxococcus stipitatus DSM 14675 genome:
CGGGCGCTTGCCCGTGAGGGGCTCGAGGTGACCTATGACGGTCGCCTCTACTCCGTGCGCCTCCAGGCCGACGCGAACGCGCCGCCCGCCGAGGTGCTTCTTCCCCCGGACCTGCCCGTCGAGGGCAAGGCCTTCCAACAACTCGCGCACCTCGCGGCCCTGCGGCACCCCAGCGGTGGCGAGGTCCTCCGTGTGCGCGCCACGCCCGACTTCCACCCTGGTGACTCCGGTGTGGCCATCGGCTCGGTGCTCCACACGCGAGGGCTCGTCGTCCCTGGCGCCGTGGGCACCGACATCAACTGTGGCATGCGCCTGCACGTCGCCGACCTGTCCGTCGACGACTTCCTGGCTCGACGTGATGCCTTCGTCGAGCGCATGAAGGGCCATTACTTCTTCGGAACGCGGGACGTGGCCATGTCCTCGCGCGCTTCCACGGCGCTGCTGCGCGACGGCATCCCGGGCTGGCTCCTGGAGACGCTGGATGCTCCCCTGGGGTGTGCTCGCGCCGCGGACTTGAAGCAGCTCGACGCGGAGGTGGAGCGCATCCACCTGGGCGGCGTGCTGCGAGGCAACCCGGACTGGGCTCCCGAGGCACTCACCCGTGAAGGCGTGGTGCGTGACGCGGGCCTGGCCACCATCGGCGGAGGCAATCACTTCGTCGAGGTGCAGCGTGTGGAGGCCGTGGAGGACCGGGCGCGAGCCTGGGCCTGGGGTGTTCGCGAAGGGCAGCTCGCCTTCATGATTCACTCCGGCAGTCGGGACGTGGGCAAGCACGTGGGCGTGGCGTGGAAGGACAGGGCTCGCAAGGCCTGGCCTCAGGGGGCCCCGTTCCCCGACAGCGGCATCCTTCCCCTGGCGGACGAGACCCTCGTCTCCCAGTACCTGGAGGCCGAGGCCACCGC
Encoded here:
- a CDS encoding RtcB family protein, with the translated sequence MQPKLNRLLRALAREGLEVTYDGRLYSVRLQADANAPPAEVLLPPDLPVEGKAFQQLAHLAALRHPSGGEVLRVRATPDFHPGDSGVAIGSVLHTRGLVVPGAVGTDINCGMRLHVADLSVDDFLARRDAFVERMKGHYFFGTRDVAMSSRASTALLRDGIPGWLLETLDAPLGCARAADLKQLDAEVERIHLGGVLRGNPDWAPEALTREGVVRDAGLATIGGGNHFVEVQRVEAVEDRARAWAWGVREGQLAFMIHSGSRDVGKHVGVAWKDRARKAWPQGAPFPDSGILPLADETLVSQYLEAEATAANYAFLNRLLLAELLRQTLRELFGDVEAPLVYDVPHNITLPHEGGFLARKGACPAAAEQPVIIPGSMGATSFLMVGCGDARALESASHGAGRARSRFSLARAGADQSEAALGLKGVDCISLREERRVEEAPAAYKPIRPVVDSQVEAGIVREVARLSPLLTFKA